The sequence AGATCATTTGCCACACCGCTTGCTGCTCGATGAATGGCGTCAAGCCCACCAAAAAGCTCAATAAATGGCGGTTCCCGATATCGGGAGTCGTGCCACCGCTATGCACGGGCAGCTGGTCATAGGCGGAGTGATAGTTATGAAGTCCTAGGCCAATTTGCTTGAAATTATTGCTGCAACTCATGCGTCGAGCAGCTTCGCGAGCCGCTTGGACAGCGGGCAACAATAAGCCCACCAAAACACCAATGATCGCTATGACCACCAGCAATTCGACGAGGGTGAAACCACCTCGCCTGAATGAAGTATTCATGGAAAAACCTCGAGAGATAGAAGAGACGCCGACGACTTCGGCGAAAAAGAGAGGTAAACAAATCGCAATAGACTCGCCTCGAATGAGATTCGAGTCACACCAATGGGAGTGATGAACTATTTGCTGTTCATATCGCTAGCATTCTGCTTGGACATATCCTCCATTTCTTCGGGCGAATGGACGACGCTGTCGTCAACCGGAGAAACAGTCGCAGAATTGTCGGGACCACAGCCGACTTGCGTGGCTGCAAGTAAAAAACCGGCACAAAAAACACACAACATGCGTTGCAACAACATACGAACTAACCTGGGGAAAGTAGAAGTTTTGAACTAGGGGGACACAATGTCACTCTAGATACGTCTATTGTAGCCAGGTCATGAACATTGCGTTAAGACACCACCCGAGAAAGTTTAGAATTCTTGGCGTTTTATGCGAAACTTTTTCGGTCCTTCGGCGTTAGCCGCCCCATATTCCTAAGACACTTTTATTCCTAAGACACCTTGCCTTACTAAGACACCTTGGCGAGCGCTGCCTCGGAGACCGCGAGCAGCTCGGCACTGGCACCTGAACAAATGAGCATCCTGCATGGTGTTGTGACACCAGATGGTGTTCTGACCGTGGGTCGAGCAGGCTACTCCGCACCACAGGCTGTTCCGCGTGACTGGGCAATTAGAGCAAATGCGCCTCTTCGCGAAATAACTCGCCAGTACCAGGCAGGTCGGCTGAATGTGCCTGGACCGCTGCTGAGAGTGGGGAACTTTTGAGCCGATTCAAAGAACGACCCAGATCGTGATTTACACCTCAGCCTCTACTGCAGCCGCCGCTTCGGCTCGACGGAGCGCCTTCTCAACTCGGGCGAGTAGCTCGTCGCTATGCTCTCTGCCCGCGGGGCAGCTTTGATTCGCATTGGCGGTAAACTCGGCACCACAGTGTTGGCACGCTACCGTGCACCCCAGCAGCGATGCCCGGACGTCGATACGTCGACCGCAAATCGGGCAAGACTGTGTGAATTTGATCGACATAATTGAGATCTCTCCTTCTGCCCGCCCTTAGGAGCGGCAATCCGTTTACTCAGGAAGATTCTAAACCTTAATAGCCAATTAATGCAATGTAAAATCCCGCAGTTGCACCGAAGACTGTCTCGATCAGTGTAGTAGGGGGCATCATGACTGGCAAGTATCGAAATAATGGAGCAATGGAATTCCCAGCAGGAGACACATCGGCCCGATCTGGTTCACTTAGCCGAAATCAATGAATTCATTCGAGAAAGACGAGCACTCGACGGCCTCAAATGACAATAGTGGTGGTCCTGAAATGGCGGGGTCGGTACCCCCTCGGGGCATGCGTGGCACATCAAACAGTCCAGGACAATAGATCATTGGCTCTGGGTAAGTGGTAATCAAGTCTCTTGTTTGGTTTTACGGTGACCTTTCGATACTTTCGCTCCGTAGAGGCGAGTTCTCGCTAAATCAGGGAATAAGTTGAGGTGGACAGTCTGGCTAGGGATGCGGGGTGGGAAGAGTCCGCAGCCTTGGCGAGCTATGATGGTCTGCGTGTTCGATGCTCGAGCCCGTGGTCACTGGTGGGCTGGCCCGGCAAAGGATGATGTGCAGCTATAACGATGGGCTGCGATTACTCTGTTACAATCGCCAGGGGGTGAAGCGTGCAGGGCGGCGACGCGCACACGGCCGTGCCCACGCGGTTCCACGCCGCGCCTAGCCTTTTTATGTTAGTTTTGCTCGCCTAACACGAAGTTCCACACCGAGGAAGCCCATGGACTGCCCGTTGACACCATTCTCGCGCCTGCTCAAGACCTGCCGCACTTGGACGCTGTTGGCAATCTTGCCCGCCAGCGTCTCGATGGCGAGCGTGGCGAGCGCCTCCGAGATTTCGATCACGTCCGCCGACGGAAATATGATCCAAGGAGAAATTGTCCAACTCGATGCAGAGGGACTCCAAGTAAAAGACGGATCGGAGACATTGACTCTGCCACTGGATGAGCTCTCCCAACTCAACTTCGACCACGATCCGCAACCGCCGCTACCCATGCGCGCCCAACTCGCTGGTGGATCGCAATTGGGAATCACAGGACTAACCTGGACGGATAACACCGTGAATATTGCGGTGGCGCGTCAATCGTCGCTCACCATTCCTGCCCAGCAACTTCGCTGGGTCCGATTTCAGAAAGGCAATTCGGCCACCGATCCCACTTGGCTGGGATGGCTGGAAGAGACCCGCCGTGGCGATCGACTCGTTGTCCGCCGCAACGAGAAGGCCCTTGATTCAATTGACGGCACTGTAAAGGGGATTACCCGAGACACAGTATCGTTTGAAATGCGTGGCAATCCCATTGAGGCCCCACTGCCGAAACTCGAGGGGATTTTGTTTTCCAATACAACTCAAGACGACGCTACAGGGGACATTCGCGTGGTCGATACCTCTGGTTCTGAATGGATGGCCAAATCAATCAGCATGCCGGTAGGAAGCAGCCACATTCAACTTCGTTTGGCAGGCGGCATCGAACACGCCGTTCCGCTCGACCAAGTGCGACGGATTGGCTTCGCCGGTGGCATTTTGTCCCTGTCGGACGTCGAGGTCGCAGCCGCCAACTTCGATAGTGATCGCCAGGACTCTGGGAAATCAGTCAACACGTCCGATCTGGACAACTGGTTTGCACCGCAATCCGACAACGGAGTGATTCGGATTCAGGCCCCAGGAAAGATCACGTTGCGAATTCCGGACGGCTACCAAAAACTCATTGTGGCGGCGCGACGTAGTCAGGATGTCAGTGAATTCACTGCGCTGCGGCTCGACGTGCTCGTCGACGGAGCGGTGCAGTGGACTGCCACGCTTCAAGATCGAGAATCGCTCGGATTGGAACTTCCCATTTCGGGAGCTCGTCAACTCACGCTACGAGCATCACGCATGTCTCAGTCGAACGACACCACCTCGCCCGTCGGAGCCGCCCTGGGCGGGAGCGTCGAGTGGTTTTCAGGAAGGTTGCTGAAATGAATCACCGAAAGCATTCCCAGAGAGGGGCGCTGACGTCGATGATGCTGGTTTGGGTCTGCTGGAGCAGCATGCTGGGTGCCACACCAGCGAACGGCGACGATATCGATTTGCTATGGCAGATAGAAAATCAGCGGGTCGAAGCAGTGGAGCATGCCATGTCGTCGACGGTCTGCGTCTTCGTCCCCGGCGGCGCCGGGGGAGGGTCGGCCGTGTTGATTTCGAAAGACGGCTTTGCCCTGACCAATTTTCACGTTACCAGCCCAGCGGGAACGTACATGCGCTGCGGTCTCCGTGATGGCAATATCTACGATGCAGTGACTGTGGGCATCGATCCGGTGGGTGACTTAGCGTTGATTCAGTTACTAGGACGCGATGATTTTCCCACAGCGAAATTTGTCCCCAGTCGCCAAGTCCAGGTCGGCGACGCTTGCTACGCCATCGGCAACCCGTTCCTGCTTGCAACCAATCTGCAGCCTACGGTCTCGGCGGGCATCATCAGCGGCACACGTCGCTATCAGTATCCCTCAGGCACGCTGCTGGAGTACGGAAATTGCTTCCAGACGGATGCCTCGATTAACCCTGGCAATTCGGGTGGTCCACTCTACGACGCCAGTGGCGATCTCATCGGAATCATCGGACGATGTTCCTTTGAGAAGCGGGGGCGAGTCAATGTTGGCGTGGGGTACGCCATCTCAGGTGACCAAGCCCAGAACTTTCTCGGGTCGCTGCACAGCGGTCGTATTCTCGATCATGCCACTCTCGGTGCTACGGTAGGTACGGATGACGACGGCAGCGTGCGCGTGACCAACATCCTGCAATCCAGTGATGCGTTTCGGCGCGGCCTGCGATACGGAGACGAGATTCTCGAAATCGACCATCGCGTGGTGCAGACTGCCAACGACGTGCAAAATCTGCTGGCTACGTTTCCTGCCCAGTGGCGAGTGCCGCTGACCTATCGCCAGGAGGGCCAGGTCATTCAAACGTTAGTCCGGTTGGCCAACGTGCACCGCGGTGACGAATTACTAGAAAAAATGAAATCGGCGCTGCCTCCGCCACCACCGGCCCCACCCCAGAAATCGCAGCAGGCTCCCGACGAGCAATCGCCCGAAGAAGCTGAGCATGAAGACGGCGATCACGAGGGCGCCGAACACGAGGGCGCCGAACACGAGGGCGGCGAACACGAGCATGGCAACTCCGATGCTGCTCCCGCCCAGCCAGGGTCAAATAATGCCCAGGATGATGTCAAAAAGGATGCTGGTGGCGAGCCCATTCCAGCAGCGGCGATTGAACGGATCGAAGAACGTAAGGGATTCGCAAACTATTTTTACAATGCACAACTTCAAACGAAGTTCATTGAGCGACTGCGACATCAGTTTTCCGCCCTGCCCGCCGGTGGTGATGGCTGGAACATTACGGGCCAAGCAGATGTCGCTGGTGAACCGAACGCGATTCCGTTCACGATGATCGTCAGTGATGACAGTTGTGAGATGACTCTCGGCGAGCGACGGGTGCGGCTTAGTCGCCCCGATGAATATGTCGCGGCAGTCGATCGCGGGCATGCGACTGGCGTGCTCGCTGCCATGCAAAGCCTACGCCGTATGCTGCTGATGGGACCGAATCGCTACGGGGAGACGTATGCATGGGGGACCGCTCCTCTGCTCGGTCGCCGCCCGCTGCGTGAGGGCACCGTCGGCATCCACGGTGGTCTGGAGTCTCGTTTTTTTCAGCATCCCACCTCCGGACGCTTAGAGGTGATCGAGTCGTTCGCCGATCGCGATGGGGATCCCGCCGAGGTCTGGATCGATCCGCCGACATGGTTACTCGAGACCAATTCCGAAACCCTTGGCGGTGCGGGTGAGTTCGCCATCGACGACAACCGCGAAGGATCGACCGAGGACAGTCAACTGCCTCGTGTGCTGCAGTTGCGATATGGCCTTGATCCGTCGGTAACTCTGCGAATCAACACTTGGGCTACCGCAGATAACTCGATGCCAGCCGAATTGAGCGGCGAAGGTGGTGATGGAAATGTCGAATAAGCAGCCGATCAAGCCCGTTGGGCTAGAACGCCGAAACACGGCAACTCAGCGTCTCCTTCAACATCAGCGTCTCCTCCAATATCGATCAGGGGGACGAGGCTTTCGCGATCTCGGTTCAGGACTCTCTCTGCTGTTGGTATCGGTTTT comes from Allorhodopirellula heiligendammensis and encodes:
- a CDS encoding S1C family serine protease encodes the protein MLGATPANGDDIDLLWQIENQRVEAVEHAMSSTVCVFVPGGAGGGSAVLISKDGFALTNFHVTSPAGTYMRCGLRDGNIYDAVTVGIDPVGDLALIQLLGRDDFPTAKFVPSRQVQVGDACYAIGNPFLLATNLQPTVSAGIISGTRRYQYPSGTLLEYGNCFQTDASINPGNSGGPLYDASGDLIGIIGRCSFEKRGRVNVGVGYAISGDQAQNFLGSLHSGRILDHATLGATVGTDDDGSVRVTNILQSSDAFRRGLRYGDEILEIDHRVVQTANDVQNLLATFPAQWRVPLTYRQEGQVIQTLVRLANVHRGDELLEKMKSALPPPPPAPPQKSQQAPDEQSPEEAEHEDGDHEGAEHEGAEHEGGEHEHGNSDAAPAQPGSNNAQDDVKKDAGGEPIPAAAIERIEERKGFANYFYNAQLQTKFIERLRHQFSALPAGGDGWNITGQADVAGEPNAIPFTMIVSDDSCEMTLGERRVRLSRPDEYVAAVDRGHATGVLAAMQSLRRMLLMGPNRYGETYAWGTAPLLGRRPLREGTVGIHGGLESRFFQHPTSGRLEVIESFADRDGDPAEVWIDPPTWLLETNSETLGGAGEFAIDDNREGSTEDSQLPRVLQLRYGLDPSVTLRINTWATADNSMPAELSGEGGDGNVE
- a CDS encoding glycosyl hydrolase family 98, which encodes MDCPLTPFSRLLKTCRTWTLLAILPASVSMASVASASEISITSADGNMIQGEIVQLDAEGLQVKDGSETLTLPLDELSQLNFDHDPQPPLPMRAQLAGGSQLGITGLTWTDNTVNIAVARQSSLTIPAQQLRWVRFQKGNSATDPTWLGWLEETRRGDRLVVRRNEKALDSIDGTVKGITRDTVSFEMRGNPIEAPLPKLEGILFSNTTQDDATGDIRVVDTSGSEWMAKSISMPVGSSHIQLRLAGGIEHAVPLDQVRRIGFAGGILSLSDVEVAAANFDSDRQDSGKSVNTSDLDNWFAPQSDNGVIRIQAPGKITLRIPDGYQKLIVAARRSQDVSEFTALRLDVLVDGAVQWTATLQDRESLGLELPISGARQLTLRASRMSQSNDTTSPVGAALGGSVEWFSGRLLK
- a CDS encoding response regulator: MSIKFTQSCPICGRRIDVRASLLGCTVACQHCGAEFTANANQSCPAGREHSDELLARVEKALRRAEAAAAVEAEV